TACTACAACGTCAGAGCCGTGGATCGGGCAAGCAAATTGCGCTCGCCGTTTCCACCGCGTATTCAATTGCAAACGTTGTTGAGTGATCACGAGTTCCAACGCACGTATTTTTGCCTGAAAAATACCACGGGTTACGTTGCCGAACATTCGGATAAAAACCGCGCCCATTTTGGCGTGAACTCGTTGTTTAGCGGCATTGATGAAACCAAAGGCATTTGCTATTCCGTCATCACGTTTGCGCTGGATACCTTGCCCAGCAATGCCATTATTACAGCGGTCAAACTGTCGATCTACCCGATGGATCGCGTATCCACCACCATTGAACGTTACGGACAATGGAACGTCGGCATCGCCTGTATGCCCGAAGAAGTGGATACCCTTTACGACTACGCCAGCGTGCGCGATTTGGACATTCTCACTTACGTGGGGCGACCCGTGGACGCGGAACACTTGACGCAAGGCATTTGGATCGACTGGTATTTAAGCGAATACGAATGCAAAGTCTTGACCAGCCAAATCCGCGAAGGGCAATTATTGCTGCGCATGGAAGGGCCGACTGACCTGCGCATTGGGCGACGTTCACAAATGATGCAATGGGACATCGGCTACGGGCAGTTCGGTTCTGGCATCCAATACCGCCCCAAAATGGAAATCACCTACACGCTGGAGCCGCAACAAGTCCGCATTTACCCTGAAAACATTTTCACCAGCGCCCCCACGCATACCACCGAACACTTAGAAAACCGTTTACTGTGCGGCTACCGCGCGGGTGAACAAGCCCTACTGGGGTATTTTGAACTCAACTTATCGTCATTGCCGAATTACGACCACACCGTCATTACCCATGCTTGGTTAGAACTCACGGTGCAAGAAGCCAACGCCAGCGAGAATGTGCGCCTGCACATTGAACTGATTCAACCACCCGCCGCAGGGCTTCCCACTGATGCGACTGACCGCTGCCAATTCACCGAATTGGAACGCATTGATTACGACATTAGCACCCGTACCTTAGCGGCGGAACAAACCTGCCTGCTCAAGTTTGCCACCTTCAGCTTGTTGCACCTCAACGAAGCCCGCAAACGCCGTGAGAAAGTGTATTTCTGGATACGCCCCACCACCTCACGCCCGCTCAAACAGGAAAACTTGGTCGAATGGCACACCAAAGACAAAAGCAAAGCACCGCAATTGGTGATTCAATATTTGCAGAAACGCCGCCAGCCTGTCCCCAAAGTTACCAACTTGCGCGTTGTGGAGGAAAATGGGCAATTGAAATTGCTCTGGGATAACCCCTTGCACGATGATTTTCGCGGGGTGCGGATTATTCGCAACGTATTCCGTGAACCGCGTTCGCCGCACGATGGCGATAAACTGTATGGCGGGGCAGATAATTACACCTTCGATACGTTTGGTAGCAAAGATGTGGCTAAGTATTATGCGGTATTCACTTACGACGATGTGCCGAATTATTCGGATGCGACGGTCATTTATTACCAGCCAGCCGCCAGCAATTAGCCCAACTCCAGTACAAAACGCATTGAACCTAAATTAGGAATTAATAAATGAACACACCTATTCTTGCTTACGCCGCCCAGTCCGCTCACGACAACTTAGCCCCGTATCAGTTGGAACGGCGCGAACCGCGTGCTGACGATGTGGTGATCGAAATCCTGTTTTGCGGGGTCTGTCACTCCGATTTGCATCAAGCCCGTAATGACTGGGCGAACAGCGTTTACCCCGTGGTGCCTGGTCACGAAATCATTGGGCGCGTCCTCAGTGTCGGCTCATCTGTCACCCGCTTCCAAGCGGGCGACTCGGTGGGGGTCGGTTGCATGGTCGATTCCTGTCAGCATTGCGAACCTTGCCATCACGGGCTGGAACAGTATTGCGCGGAATTCCCAACGCTGACCTATAACAGTATTGACCGGCACGATCACACGCCCACTTACGGCGGCTATTCGGAAAAGATCGTCGTTTCCGACAAGTTCGTGCTCAAAGTGCCGGATGGTTTGGATTTGGCAGGTGCGGCACCGTT
The DNA window shown above is from Candidatus Thiothrix sulfatifontis and carries:
- a CDS encoding peptidase, coding for MKNLYHSYQCSLDFFAACASAHPQLVKLETLGKTWEGRDLIALTISDNLAAADQRPALLYTGSMHAREWVGHELAIGFLQHILDNVDYDPTIQYALQRATLYMIPCMNPDGLEFSRNHFSFWRKNKRVNDDGSFGVDLNRNFPHGFRKVEDCTSNVYSGPEPLSEPETRILKAFIDSHTNITLYLDYHSQGNVFFPAHNFLHEDSWETTDLNNLCANMAYEIHKVSNRSYGIHQGKPPAKLVGGSAREYCYSRGILSAVVEVGSRNISDYLDDMQEHLREQFPALLRAMQTAPNYAPSNPLHERIRNFQIAQVSAASVSLTWDYATSEGTYFEVYRAFKDKQHCNDNTLIGRTHTTSYVDNTVRSATDYYYNVRAVDRASKLRSPFPPRIQLQTLLSDHEFQRTYFCLKNTTGYVAEHSDKNRAHFGVNSLFSGIDETKGICYSVITFALDTLPSNAIITAVKLSIYPMDRVSTTIERYGQWNVGIACMPEEVDTLYDYASVRDLDILTYVGRPVDAEHLTQGIWIDWYLSEYECKVLTSQIREGQLLLRMEGPTDLRIGRRSQMMQWDIGYGQFGSGIQYRPKMEITYTLEPQQVRIYPENIFTSAPTHTTEHLENRLLCGYRAGEQALLGYFELNLSSLPNYDHTVITHAWLELTVQEANASENVRLHIELIQPPAAGLPTDATDRCQFTELERIDYDISTRTLAAEQTCLLKFATFSLLHLNEARKRREKVYFWIRPTTSRPLKQENLVEWHTKDKSKAPQLVIQYLQKRRQPVPKVTNLRVVEENGQLKLLWDNPLHDDFRGVRIIRNVFREPRSPHDGDKLYGGADNYTFDTFGSKDVAKYYAVFTYDDVPNYSDATVIYYQPAASN